The Chryseobacterium sp. 52 genome includes a region encoding these proteins:
- a CDS encoding ATP-binding protein: MTKTIKDNIITALEQWLKDNEYSANEFAAKSGVPSNYLSYMRRNIYIINSTGKDVEIDDKYFRMICEAIDFDPDNKIAWTPRQTPQLMQMITYLTDAKKFGYTNIIIGDTGTGKTYSTDLFIKENPKDTFKITVGSLDTINDLLDKIGIAMRMPLAGSPSKKLRVIVKEMTKLKLDGRNPMIIWDESEYLKQATLCNIKELHDNLYGKCALIMIGTNQLLTKIEKLKNKNAAGMPQFYRRVKYGIRELKPIDTRFKEFLTSIVDRDLKRFLQAECENYGELHDALLPAMREAERLNEPLTENLVRKVLALPKMTA, translated from the coding sequence ATGACTAAAACTATAAAAGACAATATAATCACGGCACTTGAACAGTGGCTAAAAGATAATGAATATTCGGCTAACGAATTCGCTGCAAAATCCGGCGTTCCGAGTAATTATCTATCCTATATGAGACGTAATATTTATATCATCAATTCTACCGGAAAGGACGTAGAAATTGACGATAAATATTTCAGAATGATTTGCGAAGCGATCGACTTTGATCCGGACAATAAAATAGCATGGACGCCAAGACAGACACCGCAATTAATGCAAATGATCACTTACCTGACTGATGCGAAAAAATTTGGCTATACAAATATTATCATCGGAGATACAGGAACAGGGAAAACCTATAGTACTGATCTTTTTATCAAAGAAAACCCGAAAGATACCTTTAAAATTACCGTGGGATCTCTTGATACAATCAATGACCTACTGGATAAAATAGGAATCGCAATGAGAATGCCTTTGGCGGGTTCCCCTTCAAAAAAATTGAGGGTGATCGTTAAGGAAATGACCAAATTAAAACTTGACGGTAGAAACCCGATGATTATTTGGGATGAATCGGAGTATTTGAAACAAGCTACACTTTGCAACATCAAAGAGCTACACGATAACCTTTACGGAAAATGCGCTCTTATCATGATCGGAACCAACCAGCTTTTAACGAAAATTGAAAAGCTTAAAAATAAAAACGCTGCCGGAATGCCACAATTTTACAGAAGAGTAAAGTACGGGATCCGAGAATTAAAACCTATTGATACACGATTTAAAGAGTTTTTAACAAGCATTGTAGACCGTGATTTAAAAAGGTTTCTACAGGCAGAATGTGAAAACTACGGAGAGTTACACGATGCGCTTTTACCTGCGATGCGTGAAGCTGAGAGACTTAATGAGCCATTAACTGAGAATTTAGTAAGAAAAGTTCTCGCATTACCAAAAATGACAGCATGA
- a CDS encoding helix-turn-helix transcriptional regulator, translating to MSVKNRIKEYIKSLNIATSTFEESIGASNGYINSISKNIGLDKLTIIIEKYSNLSIEWLLLGKGEMLKDTIQYATNITHRTPQIVTIDSHSQDNIALVPQTLKAGYLSGYNDPNFIKKLPSYRMPGLNNGVFRMFEVEGNSMFPTLPNKSYVVGQFVDNWETGIKDNQIYAIISNEIEDGLIKRCTNRIKKYNNLICKSDNRRNFPTQNIEPSSIKEIWEIKLHLNFQLPDPADIYDRMNDLEAEIQEIKRKQLY from the coding sequence ATGAGCGTTAAAAATCGCATTAAAGAGTATATAAAATCTCTAAATATTGCAACTTCTACTTTTGAAGAAAGTATCGGAGCCTCAAATGGTTATATTAATAGTATATCAAAAAACATAGGGTTAGATAAGCTAACAATCATAATAGAGAAATACTCTAACCTAAGTATAGAGTGGCTTTTGTTAGGAAAGGGCGAAATGCTAAAAGATACTATACAATATGCTACAAACATTACTCATAGAACGCCCCAAATAGTAACAATTGATTCACATAGTCAGGATAATATAGCTTTGGTACCTCAAACTTTAAAAGCAGGATATCTTTCAGGGTATAATGATCCCAATTTTATTAAAAAACTACCGTCATATCGTATGCCCGGTCTTAATAATGGTGTTTTCCGTATGTTTGAAGTAGAAGGAAACTCTATGTTTCCAACATTACCAAATAAAAGCTATGTTGTTGGTCAGTTTGTTGACAATTGGGAAACCGGTATAAAAGATAATCAGATATACGCAATCATTTCAAATGAAATAGAAGATGGATTAATTAAAAGGTGTACTAACAGGATCAAAAAATACAATAATTTAATTTGCAAATCTGATAATAGAAGAAATTTTCCTACACAAAATATAGAACCATCTTCAATCAAGGAAATTTGGGAAATAAAATTACATCTCAATTTTCAGTTACCTGATCCAGCAGATATATACGACAGGATGAATGATTTAGAAGCGGAAATACAAGAAATTAAACGCAAACAGCTCTATTAA
- a CDS encoding DUF417 family protein: protein MNGTSQLNVESRTYKTGYYISLFGAALILLWIGIFKFTPTEAAAIKPLVENHFLTFFVYKIAGIQMVSNAIGVIEIIIALLLIFSVKFASLRKYAGIGMIITFLVTLSYLFTTPGVWKIVDGVPVTDFFILKDLLLLGFGLMIVQNNRNIGHKTNCQKE from the coding sequence ATGAACGGAACATCACAACTTAACGTAGAATCCAGGACGTACAAAACAGGATATTATATTTCACTTTTCGGAGCAGCATTGATATTGCTATGGATTGGGATCTTTAAATTTACTCCTACTGAAGCCGCTGCCATTAAACCCTTGGTAGAAAACCACTTTCTCACTTTTTTCGTATATAAAATAGCAGGTATTCAGATGGTGTCAAATGCTATCGGAGTGATAGAAATTATCATTGCATTATTACTCATATTTAGTGTGAAATTTGCATCACTAAGAAAGTATGCCGGAATAGGAATGATTATAACATTTCTGGTAACACTGAGCTATCTCTTCACAACGCCCGGAGTCTGGAAAATAGTAGATGGAGTTCCTGTGACAGATTTTTTTATTTTAAAAGATCTGCTGCTGCTGGGATTCGGGTTGATGATCGTACAAAACAATAGAAATATAGGGCATAAAACTAACTGTCAAAAAGAATAA
- a CDS encoding sigma-70 family RNA polymerase sigma factor, with translation MTKNEVLKSWVEQYSGPLLKRAVYVLSDKLEAEDIVQEVFLAAFSSYDSFEGKSQPLTWLMAILNRKAADFYRKKYKSEPQIRLDHFFDETGSWKNDGVLNDWNVSDQESELLDNNDFNKTFEECIEDLPSRWKIPMKMYYLQEKKAPEVSQELQISATNLWKILQRCRMQLRECLDVNWFTNL, from the coding sequence ATGACGAAAAACGAAGTACTGAAAAGCTGGGTAGAGCAGTATTCCGGGCCTCTTCTGAAAAGAGCAGTCTATGTGCTTTCAGATAAACTGGAAGCAGAAGATATAGTACAGGAGGTTTTTTTAGCCGCATTTTCGTCTTATGATTCTTTTGAAGGGAAAAGCCAGCCGCTGACCTGGCTGATGGCTATTTTAAACAGAAAAGCCGCTGACTTTTACCGCAAAAAATATAAATCAGAACCACAGATAAGACTGGATCATTTTTTTGATGAAACCGGTTCCTGGAAAAACGATGGTGTCTTGAATGACTGGAATGTTTCAGACCAAGAATCTGAACTTCTGGACAATAATGATTTTAATAAAACTTTCGAAGAATGCATTGAAGATTTGCCCTCCAGATGGAAGATCCCGATGAAAATGTATTATCTTCAGGAGAAAAAAGCACCCGAAGTAAGTCAGGAACTGCAGATTTCTGCGACCAATCTATGGAAGATCCTTCAGAGATGCAGAATGCAGCTGAGGGAATGTCTGGATGTCAACTGGTTTACCAACTTATAA
- a CDS encoding phage minor head protein, translating into MFERKGYNPKDLSKVKEYKEFVQVTGDLLSYAISHEVPEKMREYLEKDAFIFSGLRTHAQLTEARSLLTDNNGNIRSYNEFEQDILKLNEKYNTFYLEAEYQFAVSSSQSAANWADLQDNTERYWLQYRTAGDERVRASHAQLNNTTLPKDDPFWFSYYPPNGWRCRCVAVEVLAVDYKLSDSKKAIAIGEKATTHINSDNKNTLEIFRFNPGMENKMFPPNNAYTKVVGAKTATKNLSYAA; encoded by the coding sequence ATGTTTGAAAGAAAAGGCTATAATCCAAAAGATCTATCCAAAGTAAAGGAATATAAAGAATTCGTACAGGTCACAGGTGATTTATTGAGTTACGCCATTTCGCATGAGGTTCCGGAAAAAATGAGAGAGTATTTAGAAAAAGATGCTTTTATTTTTTCAGGTTTAAGAACGCACGCACAGTTAACTGAAGCCCGCAGTTTGTTAACCGATAACAATGGAAATATAAGGTCATACAATGAATTTGAGCAGGATATTTTAAAGCTCAATGAAAAATATAATACGTTTTATCTCGAAGCTGAATATCAATTCGCGGTAAGCTCTTCACAAAGTGCCGCCAATTGGGCAGACTTGCAGGATAACACTGAAAGATATTGGCTACAGTACCGAACCGCAGGAGACGAAAGGGTAAGGGCTAGCCATGCACAGCTTAATAATACGACTTTACCGAAAGATGATCCGTTTTGGTTTTCCTATTATCCGCCGAACGGATGGCGTTGTAGATGTGTAGCCGTGGAAGTTCTTGCAGTTGATTATAAATTGTCTGACAGTAAAAAAGCAATTGCAATAGGGGAAAAAGCAACGACACATATTAACAGCGATAATAAAAACACACTGGAAATATTCAGGTTTAATCCGGGAATGGAAAACAAAATGTTCCCTCCAAATAATGCTTATACAAAAGTTGTAGGAGCAAAAACAGCCACTAAAAATTTAAGTTATGCAGCCTAA
- a CDS encoding PQQ-binding-like beta-propeller repeat protein, producing MIRTISFLLLLFLVSCNKPAVTKDQRHALIANINVKNNLLVYSYWKDKDYAIKIEDLKTNTTIFSTKITDKCFTEPRINHDQLYFPESNNIFTCIDYKNNKVLWKLSTKGRIREFQFVKDDLIIASIDLYGLVAINSDTGKVMYELLLHPDKSCLVDNAPRPIAFDNNYFYVTNFNCTSISAFAISSGKNVWNTKENLTPLSNFVVAGKYIFTGSNKNNDKGEIMLLETQTGKIVFKQNSKFDIFTDPVFYQNKVYYHTLDSQLQEFDIEKKSSKVMYKFKGNEDLGCNQMYLLDHFIYAQDCDYDVNKIDLNTFTKEIADKGQKGLLGVYQIHNNVKFIY from the coding sequence ATGATAAGAACAATATCATTCCTCTTGCTATTATTTTTAGTTTCTTGCAACAAACCTGCAGTTACAAAAGATCAACGTCATGCCCTCATTGCAAATATTAACGTCAAAAATAATTTGCTCGTATACTCCTATTGGAAAGACAAAGATTATGCAATAAAAATAGAAGATTTAAAGACAAATACAACCATTTTTTCAACAAAAATTACGGACAAATGTTTTACTGAACCGAGGATTAACCATGATCAATTATATTTCCCGGAATCAAATAATATATTCACCTGCATTGATTATAAAAATAACAAAGTCCTTTGGAAATTATCGACAAAAGGCAGAATAAGAGAATTTCAATTTGTAAAAGATGATCTGATTATCGCAAGCATTGATTTATATGGTTTGGTTGCCATTAACTCAGATACAGGTAAAGTGATGTATGAATTATTACTTCACCCTGATAAAAGCTGTTTGGTAGATAATGCTCCCCGCCCTATCGCTTTTGATAATAATTATTTTTATGTAACCAATTTCAATTGCACCTCGATATCTGCTTTTGCTATTTCTTCAGGAAAAAATGTTTGGAATACAAAAGAAAATCTGACACCGCTCTCCAACTTTGTTGTTGCCGGAAAATACATTTTCACCGGAAGTAATAAAAATAATGATAAAGGTGAAATAATGCTGTTAGAAACCCAAACAGGAAAGATAGTCTTTAAACAAAACTCAAAATTTGATATATTCACAGATCCCGTTTTCTATCAGAATAAGGTTTATTATCATACTTTAGACTCACAGTTACAAGAATTTGATATTGAAAAAAAATCATCTAAAGTGATGTACAAATTTAAAGGAAACGAGGATCTTGGCTGCAATCAAATGTATTTATTAGATCATTTTATATATGCTCAGGATTGTGATTACGATGTTAATAAAATTGATCTGAATACTTTCACAAAAGAAATTGCAGACAAAGGTCAAAAAGGTTTATTGGGAGTCTATCAAATCCATAATAACGTGAAGTTTATTTATTAA
- a CDS encoding nucleoid-associated protein, giving the protein MKIIAHQIGNKINGNGVKLSQEELHTDETMQELLQQYFLGSFKSEETYQFYSDSYLANNFVYFVVSQLFENKSQFINASKDLGRLLYDAAENPRIQGGELFIVYFPAENENDVDKIGIFKTERKESFLKLFSQPDTFDIEKDQGISLAKIDKAALIFNKDKDTGYVLQVVDNNKNGDMYYWFEDFLKVKQRTDDYFHTQESLMLYKDFIKKQLPQEFEVTKTDQADFLNKSIKFFNEKEEFKLDEFTNEVLGDEKVIESFVNFKTDYEQDMQINVAEEFPINSSAVKKSQKHFKSIIKLDKNFHIYIHGDKSKIQEGQDEKGLFYKLYYEKQV; this is encoded by the coding sequence ATGAAAATTATAGCACATCAGATCGGAAATAAGATCAACGGAAACGGAGTAAAATTGTCTCAAGAGGAACTCCATACAGACGAGACAATGCAAGAGTTGTTACAGCAATACTTTCTAGGCTCATTTAAATCAGAAGAAACTTATCAGTTTTACAGTGATTCATATTTAGCCAATAACTTTGTATATTTTGTTGTATCTCAGCTTTTTGAAAATAAGTCACAGTTTATCAATGCATCAAAAGATCTCGGACGACTTCTATATGACGCGGCAGAGAATCCAAGAATACAGGGCGGAGAATTGTTTATAGTTTATTTCCCTGCCGAAAATGAAAATGATGTAGATAAAATCGGAATTTTCAAGACAGAAAGAAAAGAATCTTTCCTCAAATTATTTTCTCAGCCAGATACTTTTGATATTGAAAAAGATCAGGGCATCAGCCTTGCTAAAATCGACAAAGCAGCTTTAATTTTTAATAAAGACAAAGATACCGGATATGTTCTACAGGTTGTAGATAATAATAAAAACGGTGATATGTATTATTGGTTTGAAGACTTTTTGAAAGTAAAGCAGCGTACCGACGATTATTTTCATACTCAGGAATCTTTAATGCTTTATAAGGATTTTATAAAAAAACAACTTCCGCAGGAATTTGAAGTTACCAAAACGGATCAGGCAGACTTTCTAAATAAATCAATTAAATTTTTCAATGAAAAAGAAGAGTTCAAACTTGATGAATTCACGAATGAGGTTTTAGGAGACGAAAAAGTAATAGAAAGTTTTGTCAACTTCAAAACCGATTATGAGCAGGATATGCAGATCAATGTTGCCGAAGAGTTCCCGATCAACAGTTCTGCCGTTAAAAAGTCTCAAAAACACTTTAAAAGCATTATTAAGCTTGATAAAAACTTTCATATATACATTCATGGGGATAAAAGTAAGATTCAGGAAGGACAGGACGAAAAAGGGCTTTTCTACAAGCTGTATTATGAAAAACAAGTATAA
- a CDS encoding DNA cytosine methyltransferase — MEKQLVLGSLFSGVGGFELGAEMSGITTLWNCEFEEHNRLILKKNYPDTKQYHDVRTMAFPEYVDIICGGFPCQDLSIANVSNKEIWKDGKVEGIKGERSGLWSEMWRICGEVRPKYILIENSPMLLIRGFEQVLCDLSEIGYVCEWECFYASQFGFNHKRERFFGIAYPGEVRRFNNNAVFRELHEVLPKQTPRQNPLSMPIKRFNSRSDFESVRMDDGFSKELDKRRIEMMGNAVIPDIAHYLFECIKIHYNNTKNYKIWQH; from the coding sequence ATGGAAAAACAATTAGTTTTAGGATCATTATTCAGTGGTGTTGGAGGCTTTGAGTTAGGAGCTGAAATGAGCGGAATTACTACTCTTTGGAACTGTGAATTTGAAGAACATAACAGATTAATTCTTAAAAAAAACTATCCCGATACAAAGCAATATCATGATGTAAGAACAATGGCATTTCCTGAATATGTAGACATCATCTGTGGAGGGTTTCCCTGTCAGGATTTAAGTATAGCAAACGTATCAAATAAAGAAATTTGGAAAGATGGAAAAGTTGAAGGAATCAAAGGTGAAAGATCGGGACTATGGTCTGAAATGTGGCGAATTTGTGGGGAGGTTAGACCCAAATACATACTCATTGAAAACAGCCCAATGCTCCTTATTCGAGGATTCGAGCAAGTCCTTTGCGATCTTTCCGAAATCGGGTATGTGTGTGAATGGGAATGTTTTTACGCTTCGCAGTTTGGATTCAATCATAAGAGAGAACGTTTCTTTGGTATTGCCTACCCCGGCGAAGTCCGACGGTTTAATAATAATGCGGTCTTTAGAGAGCTTCACGAAGTATTACCAAAACAAACACCAAGACAAAACCCTTTATCAATGCCAATTAAACGGTTTAACAGCCGATCAGACTTTGAATCTGTACGAATGGATGATGGGTTTTCCAAAGAATTGGACAAAAGAAGAATTGAAATGATGGGAAACGCAGTAATTCCCGATATCGCTCATTATTTATTTGAATGCATAAAAATTCATTATAACAATACTAAAAATTATAAAATATGGCAACACTAA
- a CDS encoding SPFH domain-containing protein, whose translation MNQVKEFLQWIFDAMKFWVIIQPWESALRVRLGKHITKLSGGIYFRIPYLDSIYVQENRLRVFTMSMQTLTSKDLKTITIEGSVGYIISDIEKLYETLYRPESTIANIVKSEMAEYIFNNETNDIVPEKLEKVVLEKLNMENYGLIFEYFKVSNFALVKTFRLIQDQSWTSEGVYMNDKK comes from the coding sequence ATGAATCAGGTAAAAGAATTTCTACAATGGATTTTTGATGCTATGAAGTTCTGGGTTATTATTCAACCGTGGGAATCTGCATTGCGAGTAAGATTAGGAAAGCACATTACAAAGCTGTCAGGTGGTATCTATTTTAGAATACCCTATTTAGACAGTATTTATGTTCAGGAAAACAGATTGAGGGTTTTTACAATGTCAATGCAGACCTTAACGAGTAAAGATTTAAAAACAATAACGATAGAAGGCTCCGTAGGCTATATCATTTCTGATATCGAAAAACTCTACGAAACATTATACAGACCGGAATCCACAATTGCCAATATTGTTAAAAGCGAAATGGCTGAATATATTTTCAATAATGAGACGAACGATATCGTTCCTGAGAAATTAGAAAAAGTAGTTTTGGAAAAATTAAACATGGAAAATTACGGTTTGATATTCGAGTATTTTAAAGTTTCCAATTTCGCATTAGTGAAAACGTTCCGATTAATACAGGATCAGTCCTGGACTTCTGAAGGCGTTTATATGAATGATAAAAAATAA
- the alaS gene encoding alanine--tRNA ligase, with product MTSQEIRQKFLDYFKSKDHLIVPSAPIVLKDDPTLMFSNSGMTQFKDFFLGYKTPTAPRIADTQKCLRVSGKHNDLDDVGRDTYHHTMFEMLGNWSFGDYFKKDAIAFAWELLTEVFGIPKENLYVTIFEGDASENLERDQDAYDFWKSHISEDRIINGNKKDNFWEMGESGPCGPCSEIHIDLRTPEEKAKVSGLDLVNNDHPQVVEVWNLVFMEFNRKADKSLEKLPAQHVDTGMGFERLCMALQGKTSNYDTDVFTPLISKVEELSGKKYTGILEDEKDIAIRVVVDHIRAVAFAIADGQLPSNGGAGYVIRRILRRGISYSYRFLDMKEPFLFELVSVLKDQMGPFFPELEKQGKLVTEVIKSEEDSFLKTIENGLIRVEKLIQQTISDDLKVLPSEEVFELYDTYGFPDDLTRIIAEEKGLTIDEAGFKAEMEKQKIRSKADSAQKVYDWVTLETKPETFVGYDQIESETYITRYRKVENKDGEFYQVVLSSSPFYPEGGGQVGDKGVLENAVESFEVLETKKENGLIISLINGLPKDAGAVFYAKADATDRKNSQANHSVTHLLHEALREVLGTHVEQKGSYVGPEYLRFDFSHFNKMTEEELALVEEKVNHKIKESIALQEFRSIPIQEALEKGAMALFGEKYGDSVRMIQFGSSKELCGGTHVKNTIEIGHFKIISEGSAAAGIRRIEAISGDQSEEYFKNLENQIHELSQLLKSKDVVRSIEKLMEENASLKSEVEALKKEKAKGEIGDWKTSYEQKGDKQLLVKKTSLDAGSVKDLVFQLKKEILNSVTIILSDSDGKPMITVGVSDDLASKYQAGAIVKDLAKEIQGGGGGNPGFATAGGKNLDGLENAYQKALNI from the coding sequence ATGACATCACAAGAGATACGTCAAAAATTTTTAGATTATTTTAAAAGTAAAGACCACCTTATCGTTCCTTCAGCTCCTATTGTGCTGAAAGACGACCCTACCCTTATGTTTTCCAACTCAGGAATGACGCAGTTCAAAGATTTTTTCTTAGGTTACAAAACGCCTACAGCCCCAAGAATTGCCGATACACAGAAGTGTCTGAGAGTTTCCGGAAAGCATAATGACCTGGATGATGTGGGAAGAGATACGTACCACCATACCATGTTTGAAATGTTAGGAAACTGGTCATTCGGTGATTATTTCAAAAAAGATGCTATTGCTTTTGCCTGGGAATTACTGACTGAAGTTTTCGGTATTCCAAAAGAAAATCTATACGTAACCATTTTCGAAGGTGATGCTTCTGAAAATCTGGAAAGAGATCAGGATGCTTATGATTTCTGGAAATCTCATATTTCTGAAGACAGAATTATCAACGGAAACAAGAAAGACAATTTCTGGGAAATGGGTGAAAGCGGACCATGCGGACCCTGTTCAGAAATCCATATCGACCTTAGAACTCCTGAAGAAAAAGCGAAGGTTTCCGGACTTGATCTGGTGAATAACGATCATCCTCAGGTGGTGGAAGTCTGGAATCTGGTTTTCATGGAATTCAATAGAAAAGCTGACAAATCGCTGGAAAAACTTCCTGCACAGCATGTGGATACAGGAATGGGCTTCGAGCGTCTATGTATGGCACTTCAGGGGAAAACTTCCAATTATGACACAGATGTTTTCACACCGCTAATTTCTAAAGTTGAAGAACTTTCAGGAAAGAAATATACCGGAATTTTAGAAGACGAAAAAGATATTGCTATCCGTGTTGTGGTAGACCACATCAGAGCGGTTGCTTTTGCTATTGCAGACGGGCAGCTGCCTTCAAACGGAGGTGCAGGGTATGTGATCAGAAGAATTCTAAGAAGAGGAATTTCTTATTCTTACCGATTTTTAGATATGAAAGAGCCTTTTCTTTTCGAACTGGTTTCTGTTCTTAAAGATCAGATGGGACCCTTCTTCCCAGAATTGGAAAAACAAGGAAAATTAGTCACTGAAGTTATTAAAAGTGAAGAAGATTCATTCTTAAAAACTATTGAAAACGGACTGATCAGAGTTGAAAAATTAATTCAGCAGACGATTTCAGATGATTTAAAAGTATTACCAAGTGAAGAGGTTTTTGAATTATATGATACGTATGGTTTCCCTGATGATTTAACAAGAATTATTGCAGAGGAAAAAGGTCTTACCATTGATGAAGCGGGCTTTAAAGCTGAAATGGAAAAACAGAAAATCCGTTCAAAAGCTGATTCTGCACAAAAAGTATACGACTGGGTAACTTTAGAAACCAAGCCTGAAACTTTTGTAGGTTATGATCAAATTGAATCTGAAACATATATTACAAGATACAGAAAAGTTGAAAATAAAGATGGAGAGTTCTACCAGGTAGTATTAAGCAGTTCTCCTTTCTATCCTGAAGGCGGAGGCCAGGTTGGAGATAAAGGAGTTCTTGAAAATGCTGTTGAAAGCTTTGAGGTTTTAGAAACTAAAAAAGAAAACGGACTGATTATTTCTCTGATCAATGGTCTTCCGAAAGATGCAGGAGCTGTTTTCTATGCTAAAGCAGATGCTACTGACAGAAAAAACTCTCAGGCCAATCACTCTGTAACTCACCTTTTACACGAAGCATTAAGAGAGGTTCTGGGAACTCATGTAGAGCAGAAAGGTTCTTACGTAGGTCCTGAATACCTTCGTTTTGACTTCTCTCACTTCAACAAAATGACAGAGGAGGAATTAGCTTTGGTAGAAGAAAAAGTAAACCATAAGATCAAAGAAAGTATTGCTTTACAGGAATTCAGAAGTATCCCTATTCAGGAGGCTTTGGAAAAAGGAGCAATGGCATTGTTTGGTGAAAAATATGGCGATAGCGTGAGAATGATCCAGTTTGGAAGTTCTAAGGAACTTTGCGGGGGAACTCACGTAAAAAACACGATTGAAATCGGTCATTTCAAAATCATTTCTGAAGGTTCTGCAGCAGCAGGAATCAGAAGGATTGAAGCAATATCCGGAGATCAATCTGAGGAATATTTCAAAAATTTAGAAAACCAGATTCACGAGCTTTCCCAGCTATTGAAATCTAAAGATGTGGTAAGATCCATTGAGAAACTGATGGAAGAAAACGCTTCTTTAAAATCTGAAGTGGAAGCTCTTAAAAAGGAAAAAGCAAAAGGAGAAATCGGAGACTGGAAAACTTCTTACGAACAGAAAGGCGACAAACAGCTTTTAGTAAAGAAAACTTCTCTTGACGCAGGTTCTGTAAAAGATTTAGTTTTCCAACTTAAGAAAGAAATCTTAAATTCTGTAACCATCATCCTTTCTGATTCAGACGGAAAACCGATGATTACTGTAGGTGTTTCTGATGACCTGGCTTCAAAATACCAAGCCGGAGCTATCGTTAAAGATTTAGCCAAAGAAATCCAAGGCGGCGGCGGCGGAAATCCAGGCTTTGCAACAGCCGGAGGTAAAAACCTTGATGGTCTGGAAAATGCTTATCAAAAAGCGTTGAATATCTAA